In Rhodamnia argentea isolate NSW1041297 chromosome 5, ASM2092103v1, whole genome shotgun sequence, the DNA window GAGGTTCGATTTCCCAATAAGGAGTAATCAATCAAAGCAAACAAACAGTTTTCGTCTCAATTGGAAGATCTCTGGCTCTTCTAGCACCAGAATGCTCGAAATGACCAAGATTATAAAGCCCGTGGAGTCGTCTCCATCACTATATCGCTTTCACTTAATCTCGATTAAGTGTTCTCATTCAACATTAGTTCAGGTCAGAAACAAACTGCGTATGATTTCAgtaggaagaaagaaacaaatggtGAACTTGTCATCCTGGAAACAGAGAGCACACGAGGGAACGTGTTCAATCATTTGAATCTCGGCTTAATTCGAAATCCCACCAGAATAAGAAGACCCCTTTCAGATTACGAAAAGAgctttttcaattgaatcgtCGACAACATCGTtcgtaaagaagaaaaagatggaggaagaagttAACATCATGATCAAACTCACCTGGCAGAGCAGTTTCCTTACCATCACTGCTGCCTCTCATGTAAGCCATGCAATTAGTCAGACTAATATAATGTCAAATGGTTCAGCTTTACAAAAGCTTCATCCAATCAAAACCCAACATTGGTTAATGTTAGGAAAACCCAAAGAAGCAACCTCCATTGGCTCCATTCCTACACAGACCACCCGTTGGATTCTCCAtggagggataaaaaaaaaaaggatcatttGGCCCCGAATTTGAACTGCAAGTGATTATCCTATATTTACAGATTGATAGATGCATATCCAACCGTCTGAATCAATGCCTACCTTGTGAATCTGTTGTGGTTAGCAACTCAGAGTATGAACAGTTTGCCCTAATTCAGTCCTACACATTCTCATACTTCCATCTTCCAGATCACACGATCGCCTTTGCTGTCATGTGCTTTCTCTAGAGCAGCTACTCTTGCTCTATGTGATGCCTGTGGGATCACACTTTTGCCCCCATCGTCCTGCGCGAGTTCACAAGATTCACTGACAGAATCGGATCTCAAATCTGCAGGAGGGATGAAGCAGTCCATTGATAGGCCTGGGATGTTAAACGCAACCTCCTCAATCGTCCAAGTTTCCTCCATCCTAGTTCTTGTATGGCTCATCGCCATCTCCCCAAACCTAAAAACGGTCGCTACCGACCGACCTGAGTGCGCAATCATGATTCCTTCGACGGGCCTGTAGTCATCAAGGGATGAAGTGATGGTGGTTTCCCAGTACACAGCGTCTCCACCATTCGTTTGGATACGAGTAAGATGGGAATCCTCGATTCGGATGAGGAGTCCCGTTTTCTGGCTGAAATAGCCAAACAGAATGTGTCTTATGATCTCGGCAGGCCCCTCACTCCTCACCTTCAGTGACTGAGGGTCAGTGCATAGCTTCAGGATGAAACAGTCCTCACCATTAAGCTCCTTCTCGCCGATGCACCTTGCATCAGAAAACAGACTCGCTGTGGTTCTTGGGTCAAGACCCTGAAACAGACATGCGTCAAAGACTCAGTCAGTCAAGCACAGCAGCTAAAGGTGAtgtggaagaaaaaggaaagaagagaccAAAGAAAACAACTCTTACCTGGAGGGCACGGCGCAGGGGTCTAACGGGCCCCTTTGCAGTGTGAGCGCCTAGCCAGGGAGTGTGCCTCCAAACGAGTTTCCCATTACAGCCAGCATGGACCTTACTTCCACCAACTGCGAGCTCCACATACCACATATCGGGGTTCATCTGCCAGAGCACGAAACCACCTGTTTGTGCAGAACTCCGGTTTTTTATCGCCTTcgttgcactttcaaactccGAGGCCACCATCTTCAACTTTCCTAACGCGTAGGCATTCCGGATGGAGTTCTGGAGCTTTAGACCGCCCGATGCAGCTGTGTACTGTTGCAGTATGTATTGAGCAGATGACGTCTCCTGAAATACGATGAAATTTGCTATATGAAATTCGCTATTTCCTCAGTATTCCTCCCGAAAAAGAAACagcaaaagaggaaagaagaaaacaagaatctGCCAATGTGTCACGGGGCATCAGATGTGGCTCACGGCCATCAATTGACATAACAAGAGAACATGTAAATGAAACCCCCGAATTCATCCTGAATTACTACTTCAATTAGTCCGGTCAAACCGAAAAATGGTGAGCTAGCAGCTTGTTGGTTTCCTGCTACAAAAGTAGTCAACTACATGAATAAATAAAGCAACCACTAGAAAATCTAAACTGATCTCCTCGCCAACATTAAAGGCAAACGCAAACAGTATTAAAATGGTATTCTGAATCTCCAGTTACCTAAGTTGGCATAAACAAATCAAGAAACCAAATATCACTCACGAGATCTAGACCAACCAGTATCTTGGAATCAAATCTTGCCCAACTGGCAGTACATATGCACCAATTCAGCAGCTTTCTTCTAATTACAGTGAATCAGCCAAAACCAACTCATTCTCTCAGCTCAAGAACCCACACCTACCCAGCCATCAATAAAGAATGCTAGAACTTAGCGAAATAATGGAACAGACAGCTCAAATTCAGACCCAGGAACCACTCAAAAACTGCCAAATTCCAGGACAATGCAGTACAAACAGCATAATTGCCAAAGACAAGAAAGACATGAACCAGCTCGATTTCATCGTCACTGAGAGAGATTCTTCGGTGCTCTCCCAGTACCAAAGTACCCATGAACCAAACCTACCATGAAGCACCCAATGTAATTGTTGTCCTACCGAAAggaagattttaaaaaaaaaaaacatacataaaCGTCGATGACATTGTGTTTCATGATCAAGTGTAATTCGAAAATGCTCGAGTGATTCTCGCAGAGAAGAACACTACCCCTTCTCTTCATTGGAAATATACAGCTATCGCATTCACACGGCAtatgtgggagagagagagagagagaggctcacGATAGGAGTGTCCTTGACACTGAGGTGAGGCAGAGGGTCGAGGATGCTAACGTGCACCGGGGCGAGAGGTGCGGCCATCACCCCAATCAGCATCCTCACGTCGCACCTCTTCCCGgacgacgaggaggaggaggaggaggaggtcacCGAATGAGCCTTCCCGAGCTGGCCCTTCACCCAATGGCCCAGGCCCGACCCGTTCCCGCCCCTCCTCTTTGGGTCGCCTTCGGGATCCGGGCCCTCCACCAGCGGCGCCAGGCTCCCGGATCTCGGGACGATCGCCAGCTCGGGCTGCCCCGGgtagccgccgccgccacggTGCTTGCGGCCGCGGCGGAGCAGGCCCCCCGACACCGGGGAGGGGCTGGAGGGGCGGGAGGGGCGGGAGGGGCGGGAGGGGGAGAGGCCGCGGACCACCTCGTCCTTGAGGGCGGAGAAGAAGCCTTGCTTTCTCTCCATAGGAGGGGAGTGACTCTTTGAACTGGGCTTTCAGCGGgacgagagaagagagagagaaggagcgTTTGTGGGTCTGCTAtggttctagagagagaaaggtagTGGAGGGAAGGAGGACTTGCTAAGGAGTCAAtttcatggagagagagagagagagagaaagagagagagagatggcagaAAAGTAGGAGCGTGCGCGACTgcgtttctcctcctcctccttcttctctgGTTGGAGTGCGTGCGACCGGCTGACTACGTTGGTTTTTAAAGcgtgtgaagagagagagagagagagagagagaaaaagtaaaaatagaaagaaaaagaataaatagaaaaaaaaaaaggcttggtaaatttttgtttttttttaaggatgatCCTGTGAATCCTATTCATCTCACCCGTGACGGGACCCACGTGATCCAACAGCTCATGTTCTACTAGCGAATCGAGTGTTGGGCGGTGCACGCGGGTGCGAGCTTCCGATTCAAGCCGATCCGATGACAGATTCGACAGACGAGGGGCGATCGTAATTGCCACGAGTACGTCCTTCGCGCTACCGTACCTGCAACAAGCGGCGCCCGAGCGCCATAATTTTTGTGCAGGACAGTTTTGGATGCTCGCGGGAGCAGGAATCGTGTGAACTCAAAACTCGTAGATCGAATCTAGGTGGGATAATTGGGCTCTAGGCATGCGATATTGTGCTACAACGATTTTTACGCATTTCAAAGTTATGATGGCGTCGGGGAATATTTTCAGAACGTTCGCGCTCGCGACAGGCTGGGGGAAAGCACGGACGCACTCTCTGAGGGCTTTCGTGTCGTGTCGAGTACGTGTCGAACGCCGACCGACATTCGGCGCGCGATCGTGGGGGGTCCAACATCTGACGCGTGGTTAGCGCTCCGAGCACGCCGGCGACACGCGAGTTCAGCATCCCCACACgcacggggtcaattttaaacattttcaataaattaggattcaaaatgtaaattttacTTAAGTCATGTACTCgaccaccccaaaattaatatacccatctaacaaaaaaaaaaactaatcgttaATTTTTAGCgtaaagagaagaagaagaaaaaactcattgctaataattttatatatacataataaattatggTGTAcatttcaaaatatatatttaataaacGACGTGTCCTAACGTATCggaattctctaattttttttaaaatgacatgTCATCGTATCGTGTCTTGTCATGTCGCGTATCGATGCTACTTAGGTGATATGCATATAGTattattgtgaaaattaaaTTACCTTTTTGGATTATTTATGTTAAAGGGCATAAATTCGAAAGTGTAATATCACCAACTTCATCAATCACTCCACCCCCGTCCCCCTCCTAATTCTTCTCTTCGCCAAAGTGAAGCCGATGTACTACCCAACTCCAACTTGACTCGAGCTCGAACTTAGTACAATCTTTCCTAATGGATCAGACTGGAAAAATCACGACGCACGAGCTCAAATCGACACGATTACGATCGACTTATAATCAAACTCGCAATTCGAGCTCAAGCTTAATAAGCTCGAATATTATGTCATTCTTACATCTAATTTCTAACATAATTAATCATAAAGCAATCAATTTCTAAAGCTCGAAAACTAAGTTCTAAAGCTAAAATACATAGAGGTGGCATGCACTTTTCTTAACAATTCGAATTCAGTTTAGTACACGAACCGCACTCATGTAATGATTTTCCGAAGACGTGACCCGACAATTCCGTCTCTGCAACTTAAAAAGGCTTCACTCGAGAAACAATCGGGTTATTTCTTCGCAAAATTGTTatgtaatttcatattttttgggaGGGATTTCCAAGTTCATTAGTCTAATCGAAGGCTTTTGCAAATTTCATGTGTCGCCAACAACTTCCATCAGCAGGCAAAAGGCCACAATTTTTTTGGTACACGATGAATTGGATTAAGTCAACGCTTCGGGCAATCAAGGCTTGACCTATACTCATGGGCCACCGGTCTTGTCCGACATGCCGATGCTTTTGACAGGGCAAAAGCATAAActagggaggaaaaaaaagattacatgTTTGCTTAA includes these proteins:
- the LOC115757168 gene encoding uncharacterized protein LOC115757168; this translates as MERKQGFFSALKDEVVRGLSPSRPSRPSRPSSPSPVSGGLLRRGRKHRGGGGYPGQPELAIVPRSGSLAPLVEGPDPEGDPKRRGGNGSGLGHWVKGQLGKAHSVTSSSSSSSSSGKRCDVRMLIGVMAAPLAPVHVSILDPLPHLSVKDTPIETSSAQYILQQYTAASGGLKLQNSIRNAYALGKLKMVASEFESATKAIKNRSSAQTGGFVLWQMNPDMWYVELAVGGSKVHAGCNGKLVWRHTPWLGAHTAKGPVRPLRRALQGLDPRTTASLFSDARCIGEKELNGEDCFILKLCTDPQSLKVRSEGPAEIIRHILFGYFSQKTGLLIRIEDSHLTRIQTNGGDAVYWETTITSSLDDYRPVEGIMIAHSGRSVATVFRFGEMAMSHTRTRMEETWTIEEVAFNIPGLSMDCFIPPADLRSDSVSESCELAQDDGGKSVIPQASHRARVAALEKAHDSKGDRVIWKMEV